CAGGCCGGCAAGGTCGCACACGCCCTGGCCCTCGGCGGCCAGGAGCAGCTGGTGGCCAAGGACGTCCTGGTGGACGCCGACGGCACCCGCCACCTGCGCTACGAGCGCACCTTCGCCGGGCTCCCGGTCCTGGGCGGTGACCTGGTGGTGCACCAGAAGGCCGACGGCTCGGTGATATCCGTGGACAAGGCCACCGGCGCGCAGCTCGCACTTCCGAGCCTCACCCCGCAGATCCCCGCCGACAAGGCCGCCGCCCAGGCGACCGGCGCCGTGCAGTCCACCATCGGCATCGCCGCCGACGAGGACGAGTCGCCGCTGACCGAGGTCCACCAGACCGGTGCCGCCAAGCTGGTCGTCTGGGCCACCGACGGCGCCCCGCGCCTGGCGTACCAGACCACCGTCGAGGGCCTGCGCGCCGACGGCACCCCGAGCAGCCAGCTGCTGGTCACCGATGCCGCGAGCGGCCAGGTGCTCTCCACCCACGAGCAGGTGCGGACCGCCTCCGGCACCGGCAAGGGCGTCTTCGTCGGCACCGTCCCGCTGACCACCACCCAGGTCAGCAGCGGCTTCTCGCTCAAGGACGCCTCCCGCGGCGGCCAGTCCACCAGCGACCTCAAGGGCCGCACCTCCGGCTCGGGCACGCTGTACACCGACGCGGACAACGCCTGGGGCGACGGCACCGCCTCCAACGGCCAGTCGGCCGCCGTGGACGCCCAGTTCGGCGCCGCCGCCACCTGGGACTTCTACAAGAACACCTTCGGCCGCAGCGGCATCCGCAACGACGGCGTCGGCGCCGCCAGCCGGGTCCACTACGGCAAGAACTACGTGAACGCGTTCTGGTCCGACACCTGCTTCTGCATGTCGTACGGCGACGGCGCCGGCAACACCCACCCGCTGACCGAGATCGACGTGGCCGGCCACGAGATGACCCACGGCGTCACCGCCGCCACCGCCAACCTGAACTACTCGGGTGAGTCCGGCGGCCTGAACGAGGGCACCTCGGACATCTTCGGCACCATGGTCGAGTGGTACGCCAACCTGGCCACCGACAAGCCGGACTACCTCATCGGCGAGCAGATCGACCTGAACGGCAACGGCACCCCGCTGCGCTACATGGACCAGCCCTCCAAGGACGGCCGCTCGGCCGACTACTGGTCCTCCTCGGTCGGCAGCCTGGACGTGCACTACTCCTCCGGCGTGGCCAACCACTTCTTCTACCTGCTCGCCGAGGGCAGCGGCGCCAAGACCATCAACGGCGTCAACTACAACAGCCCGACCTACAACGGCTCGACCCTCGCCGGCATCGGCCGGGACAAGGCCGCGCAGATCTGGTACAAGGCGCTGACCACCTACTTCACCTCCACCACCAACTACGCCGCCGCCCGTACCGGCACCCTGAAGGCCGCGACCGACCTGTACGGCGCCGGCAGCGCCGAGTACAACGCGGTCGCCGCGACCTGGGCCGCCGTCAACGTCAACTGACGTACGACGCACGGCGCACAACGCAGCCGACCCACCCACGCGTGACGTACGGGACCAACTACCGTACGGCGCAAGCGGATCCGGACGCCCGGGGCCCTGTCGCAGGACAGGCCCCGGGCGTCCGGCCGCGCCGGGGGCTGTCAAGGCCGCCCGGCTGGCGGAGTCCCGCCAGGAGGGACGAACCGGAAATACCGGGCAATGAGCAGCAATCGAACCGTCCTTACCGCGACTTGGCGATTCCTTGCCAATCCCGGGAGGCGGTCTGTCCATTCCTGCCAACGATTGTCATGCTTCTGACCAAAGCCCCGTCCGACCTCCGCCGCCCCCACCCATCCGGCGGAGCGTCAGGCACCGCACGGGAGCAGCACGTCCGCGCCCTACCGCCCCACGGCGTCAAACCCGGCGCCCCGGTACGCGGCGCACCCGCACGCACCCGCGGGTCTCGTGGAAGGAACCCCCGTACGTGAAGCGAAAGCTGACTGTCGGAGCCGTACTCTCCGCCACCGCCCTGCTCGCCGGCGTCATCCAGATCGCCGCCGTCCCCGCCGCCCAGGCCGCCGCCCCCGCGCCGGAGCAGCAGCAGTCCGCGCTGCTCGCGCTGGCCGCCGGGCAGAGCGCCCCGGTCGCACAGGCCCTGGCCCTGGGCGGCCAGGAGAAGCTGGTGCCCAAGGACGTCGTGGTGGACCGGGACGGCACCCGCCACCTCCGGTACGAGCGGACCTACGCCGGCCTGCCGGTGATCGGCGGCGACCTGGTCGTCCACCAGAAGGCCGACGGCTCGGTGGCCTCGGTCGACCGTGCCTTCGCCGGCCGGCTGTCCGTGCCCAGCCTGACCCCGGGCCTCGCCGCGCCCCAGGCCGCCGAGCGGGCCACCGCCGCGGTGCGGGCCACCGTCGGCCTCGCCGCCGACGAGGACGAGGCGGCGCTCAGCCGGGTCGACGGCGCCGACGCGGCCGAGCTGGTCGTCTGGGCCGCCGACGGCGCCCCGCGGCTGGCCCACCGCACGGTGGTCACCGGCGAGCGGGCGGACGGCACCCCGAGCCGTCAGGAGGTCGTCACCGACGCCGCCACCGGCCAGGTGCTCGCCAGCCAGGAGCACGTGCAGACCGCCACCGGCACCGGCAAGGGCGTCAACGTCGGCACCGTCACCCTGACCACCACCCAGAGCGGTTCCAGCTACCAGCTCAAGGACGCCTCCCGCGGCAACCAGTCCACCACCGACCTCAAGGGCGGCACCTCGGGCAGCGGCACGCTGTTCAGCAACACCACCAACTCCTGGGGCAACGGCCTGGCGTCCAACCGCGAGTCCGCCGCCGTGGACGCCCAGTTCGGCGCCGCCGCCACCTGGGACTTCTACAAGAACACCTTCGGCCGCAGCGGCATCAAGAACAACGGCGTCGGCGCCGCCAGCCGCGTCCACTACAGCACCGGCTACGTGAACGCCTTCTGGGACGACTCCTGCTTCTGCATGACGTACGGCGACGGCTCCGGCAACACCCACCCGCTGACCGCCATCGACGTCTCCGGCCACGAGATGAGCCACGGCGTCACCTCCGCCACCGCCGGCCTGATCTACTCGGGCGAGTCCGGCGGCCTCAACGAGGCCACCTCGGACATCTTCGGCACCATGGTCGAGTGGTCGGCCAACCTGCCCGCCGACCCGCCGGACTACCTGATCGGCGAGAAGCTCAACATCAACGGCAACGGCACCCCGCTGCGCTACATGGACAAGCCCTCCAAGGACGGCGCCTCGGCCGACTACTGGTCTTCCACGGTCGGCAACAAGGACGTCCACTACTCCTCCGGCGTCGCCAACCACTTCTTCTACCTGCTCTCCGAGGGCAGCGGCGCCAAGGTCATCAACGGGGTCAGCTACAACAGCCCGACCTCCAACGGCTCGACGGTGACCGGCATCGGCCGCACCAAGGCCGCGGCGATCTGGTACCGCGCGCTGACCGTCTACATGACCTCCACCACCAACTACAAGGCCGCCCGCGCGGCGACCCTGAAGGCCGCCACCGACCTGTACGGCTCCACCAGCACCGAGTACAAGACGGTGGCGGCGGCCTGGAGCGCGGTGAACGTCAACTAGCCGAGGAACCCGGGCAGGAGCACCCCGGTAGGAGCACCCCCGCCAGGAGCCACCCCCGGTAAGAAACGGCGACAGGCTGCCGCGGCCCTTTGGGAGAGGAGGCCGCGGCAGCCTGTCGACCGTCCGCGAAGCGGGATTCAGGCGGTGGCGGGGGCGGCCTTGAGCTCGCCGCGCTCCTCGCGGGCCAGCATCCGCTCGGCGAAGAAGCCGCCGGTGGGCAGCACCGAGAGGACGAACAGCAGGACGCCGCGCTTGGCGTCCCACTTCTGCGTCTGCCAGGCCAGGATCCAGAAGATCGCGTACAGGATGAACAGGATCCCGTGGACCATGCCCATCACCGGGACGGCGTCGAAGGAGGTCGTCCGCTTCAGCACCGAGCAGATCAGCAGCAGGATGAAGGAGACCCCTTCGGGGCCGGAGACCAGGCGCAGACGGTGGACGGCGCTGCTGTTCACGTGGGGTACCTCAATACGGGGGGTCGGAGGCGCGGACGCGCTTGTGAAGCGACTCACAAGCCTTCGGGCCATTATCACCGAGCACATGTCCGAGCCCCCGGCCGGGGGTGGGCACCGTGCCCGATCTCACAGCGCCCGCCCGGGCCCACGCCGTACGGCACCCCGCCCGGCTTGTCACAGCTGTGCGCCAGAACGCGACCGAGCGCGACCGCCCGTCACCGGGAACCCCTATCCTGCTGCCCGCGCGCCCACCGATCCGGGCGCCGACGCACCGCACACGGGGGTAGCCACATGTTCAAGCGGGACTGGGACCGAAGGACCTGCGCCAAGCGCGGCCACACCACCTACGCGCCGACCGAGCCCGAGCTCGCCGCCCGGCTGCACACCGCCACCGCCGTCGGCGAGGCCTGGCGCTGCCTGCGCTGCGGCGACTTCGCGCTGGGCGCCCCGCACGGCTCCGGGCCCGCCGCGGACGCCCCGCTGGTGCCGCGCGGCAAGGCGCTGCGCGACCTGTTCATCCTGCGGTTCCTGGCCGTCGAGCGGGTGCTGCGCGGGCTGCTGATCCTCGTCGTGGCGTGGGCCGTCTGGAAGTTCTCCAACAGCCAGGACGCCGTGCACCGGATCTTCGACGACAACCTGACCGTCTTCAAGCCGGTCACCGACCACTTCCACTGGGACCTGGAGCACTCCCCGATCGTCGACACCATCCGCAAGACCTTCGACTACAAGAAGAGCACCCTGCTGATCGTCGCCGGCGCGCTGATCGCCTACGCGCTGATCGAGATCGTCGAGGCGGTCGGCCTCTGGCTGGGCAAGCGCTGGGCGGAGTACCTGACGGTGGTCGCCACCGCGGCCTTCCTGCCGCTGGAGGGCTACGAGCTGAGCGAGCACGTCAGCGCGGTGAAGATCTGCACCCTGCTGCTGAACATCGCGGCCGTCCTCTGGATCCTGCTCTCCAAGCGCCTGTTCGGGCTCCGCGGCGGCGTGGTGGCCTTCGAGGCGGAGCGCCACTCGGCGTCCCTGCTGGAGGTCGAGCAGGCGGCCGGCACGGTTCCGCGCCCCGAGCACGGAGCGCACGCCCGCGCCTGACCGGCGCGTTTTGTCCCGACCCCGTACCAGTTCGGCCCCGCACCCTCCCCGGGCCACGGCCGCAACAGCTAGATTGCGGCCGTGGCTCAGTTCAGACTCCAGGGATCGCGGGTGCTCGCCGTCGACTTGACCGGCGACGCCGTCAAGGCCCGACACGGCTCCATGGTCGCCTACACCGGGCAGATGACCTTCAAGAAGCTGACCGGCGGCGGGGACGGCCTGCGCGGCATGGTCGCCCGCCGGCTGACCGGCGAGAAGATGACCGTCATGGAGGTGAAGGGCCAGGGCACCTGCTACTTCGCCGACAAGGCCACCGAGATCAACCTGGTCAGACTCAACGGCGAGACGCTGTACGTCGAGGCGGACAACCTGCTCTGCACCGAGGCGGGCCTGCACACCGGCACCAGCTTCACGGGCCTGAACGGCATGTCCTCCGGCAACGGCCTCTTCACCACCAAGGTGGAGGGCCACGGCTGGGCCGCCGTCACCTCCAACGGGCCCGCCGTCATCCTGCGGGTCGACAAGAGCATGCCGCTGCGCGTGGACCCGGGGGCCTACGTGGCGCACACCGGCAACCTGCACCGCAGCCTGAAGTCCGGCGCCGGCTGGACCACCGTGATCGGCGAGGGCGGCGGCGAGGCCGTCCAGGTCGAGTTCACCGGCGAGGGCCTGGTGTACGTGCAGCCCTCCGAGAAGGTCACCATCGGAGGTGACGTCTGATGGGCTTCACGAAGATCAACAGCAAGATGGTCGAGGCCCAGGTGGTGCCCGGGCAGCGGCTGTTCAGCCAGCGCGGCGCGATGCTCGCCTACAGCGGCGACGTCCGCTTCACGCCGAACATCACCGGCGGGCAGGGCGGCGTGATGTCGATGATCGGCCGGCGGGTCGCCAACGAGGACACCCCGCTGATGACCGTCGAGGGCCAGGGCCGGGTCATGTTCGGCCACGGCGGCCACCACATCCACGTGATCGACCTGCTCGGCGACACCCTGTACGTCGAGGCGGACCGGCTGCTCGCCTTCGAGGGCACGCTGCGGCAGTCCACCATGTTCATGGGCTCGCAGGGCGGGGTGATGGGCATGGTCCGCGGCCAGGTCACCGGCCAGGGCCTGTTCACCACCAAGCTGGAGGGCCACGGCTCGGTCGCCGTGATGGCCCACGGCGGCGTCTTCGAGCTGCCGATCGTCCCCGGCCAGGAGGTGCACGTCGACCCGCAGGCGTACGTGGCGCACCGCGGCGACGTCCGCAACAAGCTGTCCACCGCGGTCGGTTGGCGCGACATGATCGGCCGCGGCTCGGGCGAGGCGTTCCAGCTGGAACTGTCCGGTCAGGGCGCGGTGTACGTCCAGGCGAGTGAGGAGAAGCTCTGATGTCCTACCCGCCGCAGCCCCCGTACGGCTCGCCGCACGACCAGCCGACCCAGCCCGGCTTCGCCGTCCCGCAGGGCGGGTACCCGCCGCCCCCGCCGGCGTACCCGCAGCAGCCGCCCCAGCAGCCGTACGGCCAACCGTCGTACGCCCAGCAGCCTCCCCAACAGCCGTACGCCCAGGAGCAGTTCGGCGGCCCGATCGCCCCGCTGCCGACCGCGCAGGGCGGCGCCGGCCCGGTGGTGCACGACGTGCACAGCCTGCCGGTCAACGACAACGTCAACCCGTACGCCTTCTCGGTTGAGCTGAACGGGTCCTACTTCCTGCAGAAGGGCAAGATGGTCGCCTACTACGGCGACATCACCTTCAGGGGCGTCGGCGCCGGCGCGATCGACCGGATGCTCGGGCAGCACTTCAACTCGCCGATGCACGCGGCGGACTGGGTGGTCGCCGAGGGGCGCGGCAAGCTGCTGCTGGCCGACCGGGCCTTCGACCTCAACTCCTACGACCTGGAGGACGGCAACCTGACCGTCCGCTCCGGC
The genomic region above belongs to Streptomyces sp. 1331.2 and contains:
- a CDS encoding M4 family metallopeptidase, translating into MKRKLAAVAVLSATALLTGVVQVSTAAQAAPSPVSPAAQAAQQRADLIALANGQAGKVAHALALGGQEQLVAKDVLVDADGTRHLRYERTFAGLPVLGGDLVVHQKADGSVISVDKATGAQLALPSLTPQIPADKAAAQATGAVQSTIGIAADEDESPLTEVHQTGAAKLVVWATDGAPRLAYQTTVEGLRADGTPSSQLLVTDAASGQVLSTHEQVRTASGTGKGVFVGTVPLTTTQVSSGFSLKDASRGGQSTSDLKGRTSGSGTLYTDADNAWGDGTASNGQSAAVDAQFGAAATWDFYKNTFGRSGIRNDGVGAASRVHYGKNYVNAFWSDTCFCMSYGDGAGNTHPLTEIDVAGHEMTHGVTAATANLNYSGESGGLNEGTSDIFGTMVEWYANLATDKPDYLIGEQIDLNGNGTPLRYMDQPSKDGRSADYWSSSVGSLDVHYSSGVANHFFYLLAEGSGAKTINGVNYNSPTYNGSTLAGIGRDKAAQIWYKALTTYFTSTTNYAAARTGTLKAATDLYGAGSAEYNAVAATWAAVNVN
- a CDS encoding M4 family metallopeptidase, producing MKRKLTVGAVLSATALLAGVIQIAAVPAAQAAAPAPEQQQSALLALAAGQSAPVAQALALGGQEKLVPKDVVVDRDGTRHLRYERTYAGLPVIGGDLVVHQKADGSVASVDRAFAGRLSVPSLTPGLAAPQAAERATAAVRATVGLAADEDEAALSRVDGADAAELVVWAADGAPRLAHRTVVTGERADGTPSRQEVVTDAATGQVLASQEHVQTATGTGKGVNVGTVTLTTTQSGSSYQLKDASRGNQSTTDLKGGTSGSGTLFSNTTNSWGNGLASNRESAAVDAQFGAAATWDFYKNTFGRSGIKNNGVGAASRVHYSTGYVNAFWDDSCFCMTYGDGSGNTHPLTAIDVSGHEMSHGVTSATAGLIYSGESGGLNEATSDIFGTMVEWSANLPADPPDYLIGEKLNINGNGTPLRYMDKPSKDGASADYWSSTVGNKDVHYSSGVANHFFYLLSEGSGAKVINGVSYNSPTSNGSTVTGIGRTKAAAIWYRALTVYMTSTTNYKAARAATLKAATDLYGSTSTEYKTVAAAWSAVNVN
- a CDS encoding DUF3817 domain-containing protein; amino-acid sequence: MNSSAVHRLRLVSGPEGVSFILLLICSVLKRTTSFDAVPVMGMVHGILFILYAIFWILAWQTQKWDAKRGVLLFVLSVLPTGGFFAERMLAREERGELKAAPATA
- a CDS encoding DUF2127 domain-containing protein, with the protein product MFKRDWDRRTCAKRGHTTYAPTEPELAARLHTATAVGEAWRCLRCGDFALGAPHGSGPAADAPLVPRGKALRDLFILRFLAVERVLRGLLILVVAWAVWKFSNSQDAVHRIFDDNLTVFKPVTDHFHWDLEHSPIVDTIRKTFDYKKSTLLIVAGALIAYALIEIVEAVGLWLGKRWAEYLTVVATAAFLPLEGYELSEHVSAVKICTLLLNIAAVLWILLSKRLFGLRGGVVAFEAERHSASLLEVEQAAGTVPRPEHGAHARA
- a CDS encoding AIM24 family protein, whose protein sequence is MAQFRLQGSRVLAVDLTGDAVKARHGSMVAYTGQMTFKKLTGGGDGLRGMVARRLTGEKMTVMEVKGQGTCYFADKATEINLVRLNGETLYVEADNLLCTEAGLHTGTSFTGLNGMSSGNGLFTTKVEGHGWAAVTSNGPAVILRVDKSMPLRVDPGAYVAHTGNLHRSLKSGAGWTTVIGEGGGEAVQVEFTGEGLVYVQPSEKVTIGGDV
- a CDS encoding AIM24 family protein — protein: MGFTKINSKMVEAQVVPGQRLFSQRGAMLAYSGDVRFTPNITGGQGGVMSMIGRRVANEDTPLMTVEGQGRVMFGHGGHHIHVIDLLGDTLYVEADRLLAFEGTLRQSTMFMGSQGGVMGMVRGQVTGQGLFTTKLEGHGSVAVMAHGGVFELPIVPGQEVHVDPQAYVAHRGDVRNKLSTAVGWRDMIGRGSGEAFQLELSGQGAVYVQASEEKL